One window of Dysgonomonas mossii genomic DNA carries:
- a CDS encoding SusC/RagA family TonB-linked outer membrane protein — protein sequence MIKTHHARRMQFLCSCILMMLFLVFAPSLWAQNKTISGIVTDENNEPVTGASVAIKNTTVGTITDIDGKYTIDAPANATLVFKFLGYGTKEEKVNGRSLINVAMTVDETTLEDVVVVGYGVQKKVTLTGAVAGIKGNEMLKTKNENPQNMLTGKIAGVRVWQKSAEPGTFNNNFDIRGLGAPLVVIDGIPSTTEEFQRLNANDIDDISVLKDASAAIYGVRSANGVVLVTTKKGSKDGKTSVSYNGTYTFQKPSGMPVLADPYQTMTLYNERSMNNINGGSIIYKEEDFEAFRNGTRRTTNWTDLLFSDYAPQTQHDLSITGGNDKTQFYVGMGYFYQEGFFKSGDLNYNKYNLRANVTTKILDGLTFDINLSGVADERNNPYTDAVNIIRTYWRQGVLNPAYADPENTMLNYQGLEMQENAVAQMTSDISGYRKYQQKYFQSSASLNYDLGVVAPVLKGLSAKALVSFNYRMDNNKAYRKEYYQYAYNEVTGSYDQALFNASSPSRLRRESYNKQQILSQLLLNYNRTFGEHTFGGVVGMETQKRTGDNFYAQRELAFSTDYLFAGVDENQLGGMNIGNNDLYEEANAAMIGRINYAYGSRYILEAQFRYDGSSKFAKGHQWGFFPSVSAGWRISEEPFFKSVSALSFVNQLKLRASYGVLGDDLSGDWNYEWANGYNYPATNSNSASGYYNQYAPGFIIGDKYISAASTKPLPNVGISWYESRTLDVGVDFEGWNGLFGFAADYFDRRREGMFARRKGDLPTVVGAEAPNENLDSDRHFGIDLELSHRNKINDFSYRVKAISTITRQKHMIASEKGPWGNSYDRWRNDNLTNRYQGVQFGYTSSGRYQNWKDIWSYPIYKDRGLLPGDYKYVDWNGDGEISDLDKHPYAYDQTPWLNYSFNFDFEYKNFDLNILLQGSALGSMKYQEPLYAIWGSNGGGTLTQFLDRWHPVDPFADPYDPATQWVSGYYGYTGHYPDADSEFNRVSTAYLRLKSIELGYTLPKIKALSSMRLRMFANAYNLFTITGVKFVDPEHPDDELGRLYPLNKTYTVGMSLTF from the coding sequence ATGATAAAAACACATCATGCCAGAAGGATGCAATTTTTGTGTTCCTGCATTTTAATGATGCTCTTTCTTGTCTTTGCGCCTTCGCTATGGGCTCAAAACAAGACCATATCGGGTATAGTTACAGATGAAAATAATGAACCTGTAACCGGAGCGAGTGTAGCAATTAAGAATACGACTGTTGGTACAATCACAGATATAGATGGTAAATATACTATCGATGCCCCTGCAAATGCTACTTTGGTCTTTAAGTTCTTAGGATATGGAACGAAAGAAGAGAAGGTGAACGGACGTAGCCTCATCAATGTGGCAATGACCGTTGACGAAACCACACTCGAAGATGTTGTGGTTGTCGGTTATGGCGTACAGAAGAAGGTTACTTTAACCGGAGCTGTGGCAGGCATCAAAGGGAACGAGATGTTGAAAACCAAGAACGAAAACCCTCAGAATATGCTTACCGGTAAAATTGCCGGGGTGCGTGTATGGCAAAAGAGTGCTGAGCCGGGTACATTCAATAACAACTTTGACATTCGCGGACTAGGTGCACCATTGGTAGTTATCGATGGTATTCCGAGTACTACAGAAGAATTTCAACGTTTGAATGCAAATGATATTGACGATATCTCTGTTCTGAAAGATGCTTCGGCGGCTATATATGGGGTTCGTTCGGCAAATGGAGTTGTATTGGTAACTACCAAAAAAGGATCGAAAGACGGAAAAACATCAGTTTCTTACAATGGAACATATACTTTCCAAAAGCCATCGGGTATGCCTGTTCTTGCTGACCCTTACCAGACTATGACATTGTACAACGAAAGGTCTATGAACAATATCAATGGAGGAAGTATCATCTATAAGGAGGAAGATTTTGAGGCTTTTCGCAACGGTACTCGCCGCACAACGAATTGGACAGACCTATTATTCTCTGATTATGCACCGCAAACGCAACATGACTTAAGCATCACCGGTGGTAACGACAAAACTCAGTTCTATGTAGGTATGGGTTACTTCTATCAGGAAGGGTTCTTTAAGTCGGGCGACCTTAATTATAATAAATATAATCTTCGTGCTAACGTTACTACTAAAATTCTTGACGGATTAACTTTTGATATTAATTTAAGCGGTGTTGCCGATGAGCGCAACAATCCATATACAGATGCTGTAAATATCATTCGTACTTATTGGAGACAAGGTGTTTTGAATCCGGCGTATGCTGACCCTGAAAACACAATGCTAAATTATCAAGGATTGGAAATGCAGGAGAATGCCGTAGCACAAATGACTTCTGATATATCGGGATATAGAAAATATCAACAAAAATATTTTCAATCTTCGGCATCGCTTAATTATGATTTAGGTGTTGTAGCTCCCGTATTGAAAGGATTATCGGCAAAAGCATTAGTGAGCTTCAATTACCGTATGGATAACAATAAGGCATATCGTAAAGAATACTATCAATATGCATACAATGAGGTTACCGGTTCTTATGATCAGGCATTGTTCAATGCCAGTTCGCCAAGCCGTCTTCGTCGCGAATCATATAATAAGCAACAGATATTGAGCCAGCTATTATTGAACTACAACCGTACTTTCGGTGAACACACTTTTGGTGGAGTAGTTGGTATGGAAACACAAAAGCGTACCGGTGATAATTTCTATGCACAGCGTGAGCTTGCATTTTCTACAGATTATCTTTTTGCGGGTGTTGACGAAAACCAGTTGGGCGGTATGAATATTGGCAACAATGACCTTTATGAAGAAGCTAATGCTGCAATGATCGGTAGGATAAATTATGCTTATGGCAGCCGCTATATTCTCGAAGCTCAATTCCGTTACGATGGATCTTCTAAGTTTGCAAAAGGACACCAATGGGGATTCTTCCCTTCTGTATCGGCAGGATGGCGTATCTCAGAAGAGCCTTTCTTCAAATCAGTTTCTGCCCTGTCATTTGTAAATCAGTTGAAACTTCGTGCCAGCTATGGGGTATTAGGGGATGACTTGTCCGGCGATTGGAATTATGAGTGGGCAAATGGATATAACTATCCTGCTACAAACTCTAACTCAGCTTCGGGATATTACAATCAGTATGCTCCGGGATTCATCATCGGAGATAAATATATTTCTGCTGCTTCTACCAAGCCGCTTCCTAATGTTGGTATCTCTTGGTACGAGTCTCGTACACTCGATGTTGGGGTAGACTTCGAAGGATGGAACGGGTTGTTTGGTTTTGCCGCCGATTATTTTGATCGTCGTCGCGAAGGTATGTTTGCCCGTCGCAAAGGAGATTTGCCTACCGTAGTAGGTGCTGAGGCTCCAAATGAAAACCTGGATAGTGACCGTCATTTCGGTATAGACCTTGAACTATCCCACCGTAACAAGATAAATGATTTTTCATATCGTGTAAAAGCGATTAGTACAATTACCCGTCAAAAACACATGATCGCTTCCGAAAAAGGACCATGGGGTAACTCGTACGACAGATGGCGTAACGACAACCTCACTAATCGTTATCAGGGAGTACAGTTCGGATATACTTCTTCCGGACGTTATCAGAACTGGAAAGATATCTGGTCTTATCCAATTTATAAAGATCGTGGACTTTTACCGGGCGACTATAAATATGTAGACTGGAATGGTGATGGTGAAATAAGCGATTTGGATAAACACCCTTATGCGTATGACCAAACACCGTGGTTGAATTATAGTTTCAACTTTGATTTCGAATACAAGAATTTCGACTTGAATATATTGTTGCAAGGATCAGCACTTGGTTCTATGAAATACCAAGAGCCATTGTACGCTATATGGGGTAGCAATGGTGGTGGTACACTTACTCAGTTTCTTGATCGTTGGCATCCGGTAGATCCGTTTGCAGACCCTTACGATCCTGCAACACAATGGGTATCGGGTTATTATGGCTATACAGGACATTATCCTGATGCAGACTCTGAGTTCAACCGTGTAAGCACAGCTTACTTGCGTCTGAAGAGTATCGAATTAGGGTATACATTGCCTAAGATAAAGGCATTGTCGTCTATGAGATTGCGCATGTTTGCCAATGCTTACAACCTATTTACTATAACAGGAGTGAAATTTGTTGACCCTGAGCATCCGGATGATGAATTGGGACGTTTGTATCCACTCAATAAAACGTACACCGTCGGTATGTCTCTTACGTTCTAA
- a CDS encoding DUF3823 domain-containing protein produces the protein MKKIVFYSLMCALLSFSSCDLFKMDNYEEPAETLEGEVVDVATGERVLTDQGSEGIRVRLTELSWGDNVTHNPDFYCMPDGSFRNTKLFKGNYNIRIDGPFIPLIREASGILLADETKTIDIKGTTKVKFEVQPFLKVEWVEEPTVTNGKIKAKVRVTRGVSEEDFRAKIEPMGSYNNSFLNMTDIQLFVSYSSTVGYRARDERWSNQIEYTGSAFNSLFGQTITIESKGTIPAGRTVFIRAAARINYDTPLGSGTRRWNYNEPMEVMIP, from the coding sequence ATGAAAAAAATAGTATTTTATTCTTTAATGTGTGCACTGCTATCTTTCAGTTCCTGCGATTTGTTCAAGATGGACAATTACGAAGAGCCGGCCGAAACACTGGAAGGTGAAGTAGTAGACGTGGCTACCGGCGAGCGGGTGCTTACCGACCAAGGTAGCGAAGGTATTCGTGTACGTCTCACCGAGCTTAGCTGGGGTGATAATGTTACGCACAATCCGGATTTCTATTGTATGCCTGACGGATCATTTAGAAATACAAAGTTGTTTAAAGGAAACTATAATATACGTATCGACGGTCCTTTTATTCCTCTCATTCGTGAAGCCAGTGGCATACTTTTGGCTGACGAAACAAAAACAATTGATATAAAAGGAACAACCAAGGTGAAGTTTGAAGTACAGCCTTTCTTAAAAGTAGAATGGGTCGAAGAGCCTACTGTTACCAACGGGAAGATAAAAGCAAAGGTACGTGTAACTCGTGGCGTGTCGGAAGAAGACTTCCGAGCAAAGATAGAACCGATGGGAAGTTATAACAATAGCTTTTTGAATATGACTGATATTCAATTGTTCGTCAGCTATTCGTCAACTGTAGGATACCGTGCCCGTGACGAGAGATGGTCGAACCAGATAGAATATACAGGTTCAGCTTTTAACTCTTTGTTTGGTCAAACGATTACGATCGAATCTAAAGGCACTATACCTGCCGGACGTACAGTATTTATTCGTGCAGCAGCACGTATCAATTACGATACTCCGCTAGGTAGTGGAACCCGCAGATGGAATTACAATGAGCCAATGGAGGTGATGATTCCATAA
- a CDS encoding RagB/SusD family nutrient uptake outer membrane protein: protein MKKILILSLLSMLFFTACNDLDIPPKNLITDEDLLTNESGMDIYMATMYSNMPFEDFKYMGEWGVEFNSWLGSMGIEGTGEALNRDGICKTFTGERTAYWGNAFSLLRKANYLLETLPKYKDSFQEQTYNHYLGEGYFVRAFVFYAMARRFGGIPLVTKVIQYPNDKEALEVPRASEEETWDQILADFDQAASLLSPTSPKSGYANKYVALSFKSEAMLYAGSVAKYNETVTGRLTGFGQKTGVRVIGFGEDTWQSASKRYFKEAYKAAREVIQTGGYSLYKKKWSATDREAQYQNMVDMFSDLSSPENIYVRKYMYPTLTHGYDAYSAPFIFRAPLSSGTCPTLDFLELFDGFARYADGTVKVTTGTSNTNGDYILYDKPMDFFKNAEPRLRAYVIFPGDMFKGKEIEIRAGVYTGSTPVKPLFKDYSYANAETYYQHLDVYTQKPKTLYLSPKFENPEKVEFNGQTITASGANGPFYDQGESAMAGLYGRKWLNPDPAFVAAEGKSEQPFILMRYADVLLNAAEAAVELSLAGEPSPDGSDLLKVATDAVNEIRERAGATKLTSNLTSSVEGRNTVRKERRKELAFEHKTKWDLRRWRVQHYDGRDGFWGETRNKDAYSNNSRYRFRGLYPFLSTQTGKYFFDAHFQMVGLRTFEYNPIDYYFAIPGGEVSKSPVIDQQPNR, encoded by the coding sequence ATGAAAAAAATATTAATACTGTCTTTGCTAAGCATGTTATTCTTTACAGCTTGCAACGATCTAGATATTCCGCCAAAAAATCTGATAACCGACGAAGATCTTCTTACCAATGAATCGGGTATGGATATTTACATGGCGACTATGTACAGCAACATGCCTTTCGAGGATTTTAAATATATGGGCGAATGGGGTGTAGAATTCAACTCATGGCTGGGATCTATGGGTATAGAAGGAACAGGAGAAGCCCTTAATCGTGACGGTATCTGTAAGACTTTCACAGGCGAACGCACAGCCTATTGGGGAAATGCATTCTCTTTGTTGCGCAAAGCCAATTATTTGCTCGAGACACTACCTAAATATAAGGATTCGTTTCAGGAACAGACATACAATCATTATTTAGGAGAAGGATACTTTGTACGTGCCTTTGTATTTTATGCTATGGCTCGTCGTTTTGGAGGAATCCCACTGGTAACAAAGGTGATTCAGTATCCGAATGATAAAGAGGCGCTAGAAGTACCACGTGCCAGCGAAGAGGAAACATGGGATCAGATTCTAGCAGACTTCGACCAGGCAGCTTCATTGTTGAGTCCAACCAGTCCAAAGTCCGGATATGCTAACAAATATGTAGCTCTGTCTTTCAAATCTGAGGCAATGTTATATGCAGGGAGCGTTGCTAAATACAACGAAACCGTAACAGGACGCCTTACCGGCTTTGGTCAGAAGACTGGTGTTCGTGTAATTGGTTTCGGTGAAGACACATGGCAAAGTGCATCGAAGAGATATTTCAAAGAAGCATATAAAGCCGCACGTGAAGTAATACAGACCGGAGGTTATTCTCTCTATAAGAAAAAATGGTCGGCTACAGATCGTGAAGCACAATACCAGAATATGGTGGATATGTTTAGTGACCTTTCAAGCCCAGAAAATATTTATGTGAGAAAATATATGTATCCAACTCTAACTCACGGGTATGATGCTTATAGTGCGCCATTTATATTCCGTGCACCATTATCGTCGGGAACATGTCCTACTCTTGACTTCCTTGAGTTGTTTGACGGATTTGCTCGCTACGCTGATGGAACAGTTAAGGTAACAACAGGAACATCGAATACAAACGGTGATTATATATTGTATGATAAGCCAATGGACTTCTTCAAAAATGCAGAGCCAAGGTTACGTGCTTATGTAATATTCCCGGGAGATATGTTTAAGGGCAAAGAAATTGAAATTCGTGCGGGAGTATACACAGGCTCAACACCGGTGAAGCCTTTGTTCAAAGATTATTCTTATGCTAATGCCGAAACATATTACCAACATTTGGATGTTTATACACAGAAGCCTAAGACATTATATTTGAGCCCAAAATTTGAGAATCCTGAAAAAGTGGAGTTTAATGGGCAAACGATAACAGCTTCCGGAGCAAATGGCCCGTTCTACGATCAGGGAGAATCTGCAATGGCAGGTCTTTATGGACGTAAATGGCTAAATCCTGACCCTGCATTTGTGGCAGCAGAAGGAAAATCAGAGCAACCATTTATCCTGATGCGCTATGCTGATGTATTGCTCAATGCTGCTGAGGCTGCTGTAGAATTGTCATTGGCAGGCGAACCGTCTCCTGACGGATCAGACTTGTTGAAAGTAGCAACAGATGCAGTAAACGAGATTCGCGAACGTGCAGGAGCAACCAAGCTTACTTCTAATCTTACTTCATCGGTAGAAGGACGCAATACTGTGCGCAAAGAGAGACGTAAAGAACTTGCTTTTGAGCATAAAACTAAATGGGACTTGAGACGCTGGCGTGTGCAACATTACGATGGACGTGATGGCTTCTGGGGTGAAACACGGAATAAGGATGCTTACAGCAATAACTCTCGTTATCGTTTCCGTGGATTGTATCCGTTCCTTTCTACTCAAACAGGTAAATATTTCTTCGATGCCCATTTCCAAATGGTAGGGTTGAGAACATTCGAGTATAATCCGATCGATTATTATTTTGCAATCCCTGGCGGAGAGGTTTCTAAGAGCCCTGTAATTGATCAACAACCAAATAGATAA